Below is a window of Andreesenia angusta DNA.
CCTCTATATGTGCGCGATCACTGCTGTAGTTTCTCTCTGAAATCTCTACAGCCTTTCCCATCCCAACTATGCCTGTGGTATTTTCTGTACCTGGTCTGTGGCTTTTCTCCTGTCCTCCTCCGTACATAAGAGGCTTTAAGCTGACTCCCTTCCTTATATAGAGTCCTCCAACGCCTTTAGGAGCGTTTATCTTATGTCCACTGAATGAAAACATATCTACCCCTAGAGACGCCATACTGAGCTTCAGCTTCCCAAACGCCTGCACCCCGTCTGAGTGAAGATAGGCTTTGCTCTTGCTATCCTTCAATATGTTCTTTATATCTCTTATGGGCTGTATAGCTCCTGTCTCATTGTTTACAGTCATTACAGACACAAGCACAGTTTCTTCCTTCAGAAGCTCTCTGAACTTTGAAAGCTCTATCAATCCTCTTTCATCCACTTCAGCATAGTCCACCGATATATTGGGTCTGTTCTCAAGCTCTCTGAATAGATTTAGCACAGAGGCATGCTCCACCTTTGAAGTAATTATGTGGATATCCCTGTTTTCAAACCTGTCGACTATACCTCTTATGGCCATATTGTTGCTTTCAGTTCCACCTGATGTAAAGTATATCTCATCTTTAGAAGCACCCAAGCTCTCGGCCACTTTTTTTCTAGAGTCCATGACTTTTTTTTCAGCCTCCAGCCCCAGTCGGTGAAGCGAAGACGGATTTCCGTAGTGGCTCTTCATCATGTCGTATATTTCATCTATGACTTCTCCTCTGAGCGGAGTTGTAGCGCTGTTGTCCAAGTAAATATTCAAGTAAATCACCTCTATATTTTAGGATACCTTTACAGCTTTGTTTTTACAAGCACAATTTTAAACGCGTACCCACTTCTTATAGAAAAAAACTATTTAAATTCAAAAAACTATAGTTTTTTCTCGTTTTCTTATTGCTTTTTCTCGATTATCTTGCTATAATTTGCTTGTGGTTATCCCCCTGGTAACCTCAATATTGAGATCTCTATTCCCAATACCCCTTTTTGAACGGTTTTACTTGTAATCCGAAAGGATTAAGAAAAGACTCTCGAACGGAAGAGAGTCTTTTTTCTTTTTTGTACTTTAAAAGCAGGATCAGCTGATCCTGCTTTTACTAGTTTAGCCTGCTCTTTTCAGCGCTTGACCTGTAGTAGTTCATAAGTTCAAGAAGGCTGTTCACAAGTGCAACGCTCTCTTCTTCTCTAGTCGTGAGGTTTATGCTGTTTGCAAAGTACTCAGAGAAGTCGTTTGGACTTGCAAATACCCCGTCTACAAGAGATATAAGCCTTCTCATTCTGGCCTTTCTCTGTATATTGGATATGTCCTTTGTATTTCTCTCTATAAAGTCTAGGAAGCTCGCTATAGACTGTTTCAAGTACTGCTCTCCTGCTGGTTCATAGTATGTCACTTCCGTTATCTCATCTTTTTCCAGTGCATAGTCGTTTATATAGTTGAGTACATACTGCGCCTTCTGAAGGGCTTCTTTCAGTTCCTCGCTTATCTTGTTCTGCCTGTTGAAGTTCTCCATAGTCAGCTTTTGGAGTCTGTTGTTTGTATCCTGGAACTTCTTGTCCAGTTCTTTAAACACCTTCTTGTACTGGCTTATAACTCTGGACTGATTTGTCTTAGGGTTGGTCAAGTAGTTGTTCCAGTCTGTTACAAGCAGCTTTATCTCAGGGTTTTTCAGATTCTCCACTATGCTCTCTCTCAGAATGCTTATAGCTATCAGTCTGTTGAGTATTATTCCAAATTCCCTGATTATTGTGGATACTTTGTTTATCTCTGCTATAGTGTCGAAAGTGTCGTTGTATATATTGTTTAGGTCCTCAGTTTTGGCTTGTTTGAAGTCAAAATACCTTGACTCCTGAGCTTTCCTGAAGTACCTGTCAAAGTAAACCCCATACTCCGCTTCCATCGACCCGTTGAAAACAGTCCTGTATCTAGATACGACTGTGTCTATTATCTCTTGGCTTGCATCTGCCATGGTTCTGCTAAATGCCCCGTCTATCATGCTGTAGTACTTGTCCTTCGAAACTCTGACAGGAAGTATAGAAGTTATGTCTTTCACTTTCTGCTTTATATTCCTTCCGTCCTCCGATAGGAATATCTGTATGTTCTTGTATAGCTTATCAAAGTCTATCTTTTTCTCCATGTCGCTTGCATTCTCTTTCAAGAACTCCCTGTAAGCCAGGTCTTTAGCTATTTCATTTGTATAGGATATTTCAGTGTTGTAGGAAGACAGACATCTCAGCAGCTTTACAACTTTCTTTCTAAGCGATTTAAGCTCATCTATGTCTAGGCTGTTTTCCTTGTCGAACGCCATAACAGGTTTCAAGTCTATTATATCCTGCTTGAACTTCTCGTATAATTTCCTGAACTCCTCGTCTTCCTCTGCTATGACTGATACAAGCTCGCTGTCTTCTTTTAGAATAGTTCTCAGGTAGAGTGTCCTGTTAAAGATCTCCACATAAGCCATAGTCCCTATTTTAGACAGCTGCTTCTCGTTCGTTCTGCCTATCTCTTCTACAAGCTCTTCGTTTGTGATATCTATAAATTCTTCTGTGCTTCTCGTATTCATCTAATATCTCTCCTCCACTTTAAAGTCTGCATATGCTGTTCAAGCTTAGATACCTCTCTATAGTATATCATCTTAGCCGTTTTTTTTACACGTGTTTAGCCTAAAACGAGATTTCTTTCATCTGGCTCTAGATCGTATATTTTGGCAAAAATACAGTCCAGCTCTGACTCGATCCTACTCTTTTCCTCTTCAGACCGCCTTAATACATCTCTCACTAACAGCACCACCGATTCGACTGTATTCTTGTCCGGAATCTTTATCTTTAAGCTCATTATCTTGTTCGGATAGTATTCGTATATATCTCGGTTAAGCTTCTTAGCCACTGTCCTGAAGTAGTATTCAAACAGCTTGGAGTTCAGAAATCCCAGCAGATACTCAGTCGGAATACTCTCTCTGAACTCCTCTTTTAGCTTTATCGAGTATATATCTGCGCTGTGATAGAGTTCTTCTGAAGTCATAGTGTAGCTTCTCTCATGCGACTTGTAGGGGAAGAGTATCCTCTCTCCCTGAAAGTTAGTACACTCCCTACCCCACTGTATGTCGTACCAATTTCTAATCCCCAGCTTGCACTCTCTTCTCTGCTGTAGCTTATCTCTGTACTTCTCTATTCGACTCTTTAAATATGAGAACATGTCGATGTCTTCTATGCAATCCGTATATATCAAGTATTTGTCTGTCTCTATTGTTCCGTACCTCTTTATGTCGCTGTTTTTTGCCCAAGGCTTCAGCACATGAATTTCATTCTCCGGTACGTTCTCTATATCTTGAATCACAAAAGCCCTGTCCAGACCTGTTATAATGCCTTGGCTGGAACTGGCTATATCTTTCAGTAGATATTCACCCGATCCATCTATCTTTCGAAAAAGATCCAGTTCTTTTTCCGACCTCATAAGCCATCTCTCTTGGGACAGATTCTCCATATTTACCTCTATGCTTTCAAAGCCATTCATGTCCAGCATTACTCTCTTGCTCCAACTTCTATTTGGCCTTAAATACCTCAAGCTAAAAGTCGCCGAGTTTTTTTTCAGCTTTATTATAAGTGGGCTTATGGCTATTCCTTTGAATATGTTTTCACCGTAAAAATCCAATATACTCTCTATTCCGTATGCTCTGCTTATATAAGACCTCAGCTTATCTGCGTACAGCGCCTCTAAGAAATACCTAGAGGTTATTATCTCTAGCCTTCCTGATTCGTTTAGCAGCTCGTAGCCTCTTTTGAAAAAACAGTAGGATATGTCCGACTTGTCTTCATAGACCTCAGAGTATATCTTTCTAAGCTCGGCCTTGTATTTGCCATCCAGTTTTTTTGCCCCTATGTACGGGGGATTCCCTATTATCAAGTCAAAGCTAGTCTGCAAGTTTTCAGTCAGAATATCTTTCAGATGTACATTTAATTCTGACGAGAGCTTACTTTCCATCCAAAGTGAAACTTTTGAAACATACACCGAGAAGAAGTCTATGTCCACTCCCCATATCATGTCTTCAAGTATCTCTCTTTCGCTGAAGCGATCAGAACTTTCTGAAATCTCCTTAAGCTTTCTGTAGAGCTTCACCAGAAATATTCCTGCCCCACATGAAGGGTCCAGTATCTTGACCTCAGGCTTTGATTCAATCATGCTGTCTATTTCAGCCTCTTCCACCATATAGTCGACCACTTTTTCTGGAGTGTATACCTGACCAAACTTCTTCTTCATCTCAGTATTGTTTATAGCCTCGTACAGATTCCCAAGCGTAGTTCCATCGAAGCTTTCAATGTTCCGGGATACAAAACTCCTAAGGCAATCCCTCAGACCTTCTTCCAAGCTCTGCTCTCCGCTTTCTCTAAGCTTCTCTTTGACCCCTGCCGTCTCCTCTATGATTCTTTTTATATAGCCTAACTCTGTTCCCGTCTGGGATATGTACTGCTCTAAAATCTCAATCAATATGTATCTCGCAAGCCCTATATCGATATCTCTGTAGTACTCCAGCTTGCCCTTCAATATCTTCTTTAGCTCTCTTTCCATTCTAGCTCCTCTACCTTCGACAAGTTAAATTTTAGTATAACTTCTTAAGTTTTAAAAGTCAAACTCCCAACTAGTTGATATAATTAAATTATCTATGTTAGGAGGTTTTAAATTGAAGCTGATAAAATACGATTTAGACAAAAGCCTATATGTTCCAGACTACCTTTCC
It encodes the following:
- a CDS encoding cysteine desulfurase family protein — encoded protein: MNIYLDNSATTPLRGEVIDEIYDMMKSHYGNPSSLHRLGLEAEKKVMDSRKKVAESLGASKDEIYFTSGGTESNNMAIRGIVDRFENRDIHIITSKVEHASVLNLFRELENRPNISVDYAEVDERGLIELSKFRELLKEETVLVSVMTVNNETGAIQPIRDIKNILKDSKSKAYLHSDGVQAFGKLKLSMASLGVDMFSFSGHKINAPKGVGGLYIRKGVSLKPLMYGGGQEKSHRPGTENTTGIVGMGKAVEISERNYSSDRAHIEGLKRTFLEKLRESIGEYKLNSPQEDVFLPNIVSLSFEGTRGEILLHTLEDRGIFISTTSACSSKDKTKSHVLSAMGLSESEIEGSIRVSFGYQNTKEEVELAVKELKEAVEEIRSIMKR
- a CDS encoding Eco57I restriction-modification methylase domain-containing protein; the encoded protein is MERELKKILKGKLEYYRDIDIGLARYILIEILEQYISQTGTELGYIKRIIEETAGVKEKLRESGEQSLEEGLRDCLRSFVSRNIESFDGTTLGNLYEAINNTEMKKKFGQVYTPEKVVDYMVEEAEIDSMIESKPEVKILDPSCGAGIFLVKLYRKLKEISESSDRFSEREILEDMIWGVDIDFFSVYVSKVSLWMESKLSSELNVHLKDILTENLQTSFDLIIGNPPYIGAKKLDGKYKAELRKIYSEVYEDKSDISYCFFKRGYELLNESGRLEIITSRYFLEALYADKLRSYISRAYGIESILDFYGENIFKGIAISPLIIKLKKNSATFSLRYLRPNRSWSKRVMLDMNGFESIEVNMENLSQERWLMRSEKELDLFRKIDGSGEYLLKDIASSSQGIITGLDRAFVIQDIENVPENEIHVLKPWAKNSDIKRYGTIETDKYLIYTDCIEDIDMFSYLKSRIEKYRDKLQQRRECKLGIRNWYDIQWGRECTNFQGERILFPYKSHERSYTMTSEELYHSADIYSIKLKEEFRESIPTEYLLGFLNSKLFEYYFRTVAKKLNRDIYEYYPNKIMSLKIKIPDKNTVESVVLLVRDVLRRSEEEKSRIESELDCIFAKIYDLEPDERNLVLG